In one window of Escherichia coli DSM 30083 = JCM 1649 = ATCC 11775 DNA:
- the ppa gene encoding inorganic diphosphatase — MSLLNVPAGKDLPEDIYVVIEIPANADPIKYEIDKESGALFVDRFMSTAMFYPCNYGYINHTLSLDGDPVDVLVPTPYPLQPGSVIRCRPVGVLKMTDEAGEDAKLIAVPHTKLSKEYDHIKDVNDLPELLKAQIAHFFEHYKDLEKGKWVKVEGWENAEAAKAEIVASFERAKNK; from the coding sequence ATGAGCTTACTCAACGTCCCTGCGGGTAAAGATCTGCCGGAAGACATCTACGTTGTTATTGAGATCCCGGCTAACGCAGATCCGATCAAATACGAAATCGACAAAGAGAGCGGCGCACTGTTCGTTGACCGCTTCATGTCCACCGCGATGTTCTATCCGTGCAACTACGGTTACATCAACCACACCCTGTCTCTGGACGGTGACCCGGTTGACGTACTGGTCCCGACTCCGTACCCGCTGCAGCCGGGTTCTGTGATCCGTTGCCGTCCGGTTGGCGTTCTGAAAATGACCGACGAAGCCGGTGAAGATGCGAAACTGATTGCTGTTCCGCACACAAAGCTGAGCAAAGAATACGATCACATTAAAGACGTTAACGATCTGCCAGAGCTGCTGAAAGCGCAGATCGCTCACTTCTTCGAGCACTACAAAGACCTCGAAAAAGGCAAGTGGGTGAAAGTTGAAGGTTGGGAAAACGCAGAAGCCGCTAAAGCTGAAATCGTTGCTTCCTTCGAGCGCGCAAAGAATAAATAA
- the tamB gene encoding autotransporter assembly complex protein TamB, with the protein MSLWKKISLGVVIVILLLLGSVAFLVGTTSGLHLVFKAADRWVPGLDVGKVTGGWRDLTLSDVRYEQPGVAVKAGNLHLAVGLECLWNSSVCINDLALKDIQVNIDSKKMPPSEQVEEEEDSGPLDLSTPYPITLTRVALDNVNIKIDDTTVSVMDFTSGLNWQEKTLTLKPTSLKGLLIALPKVAEVAQEEVVEPKIENPQPEEKPLGETLKDLFSRPVLPEMTDVHLPLNLNIEEFKGEQLRVTGDTDITVRTMLLKVSSIDGNTKLDALDIDSSQGIVNASGTAQLSDNWPVDITLNSTLNVEPLKGEKVKLKVGGALREQLEIGVNLSGPVDMDLRAQTRLAEAGLPLNVEVNSKQIYWPFTGEKQYQADDLKLKLTGKMTDYTLSMRTAVKGLEIPPATITLDAKGNEQQVNLDKLTVAALEGKTELKALLDWQQAISWRGELTLNGINTAKEIPEWPSKLNGLIKTRGSLYGGTWQMEVPELKLTGNVKQNKVNVDGTLKGNSYMQWMIPGLHLELGPNSAEVKGELGVKDLNLDATINAPGLDNALPGLGGTAKGLVKVRGTVEAPQLLADITARGLRWQELSVAQVRVEGDIKSTDQIAGKLDVRVEQISQPDVNINLVTLNAKGSEKQHELQLRIQGEPVSGQLNLAGSFDRKEERWKGTLSNTRFQTPVGPWSLTRDIALDYRNKEQKISIGPHCWLNPNAELCVPQTIDAGAEGRAVVNLNRFDLAMLKPFMPETTQASGIFTGKADVAWDTTKEGLPQGSITLSGRNVQVTQTVNDAALPVAFQTLNLTAELRNNRAELGWTIRLTNNGQFDGQVQVTDPQGRRNLGGNVNIRNFNLAMINPIFTRGEKAAGMVSANLRLGGDVQSPQLFGQLQVTGVDIDGNFMPFDMQPSQLAVNFNGMRSTLAGTVRTQQGEIYLNGDADWSQIENWRARVTAKGSKVRITVPPMVRMDVSPDVVFEATPNLFTLDGRVDVPWARIVVHDLPESAVGVSSDVVMLNDNLQPEEPKTASIPINSNLIVHVGNNVRIDAFGLKARLTGDLNVVQDKQGLGLNGQINIPEGRFHAYGQDLIVRKGELLFSGPPDQPYLNIEAIRNPDATEDDVIAGVRVTGLADEPKAEIFSDPAMSQQAALSYLLRGQGLESDQSDSAAMTSMLIGLGVAQSGQIVGKIGETFGVSNLALDTQGVGDSSQVVVSGYVLPGLQVKYGVGIFDSIATLTLRYRLMPKLYLEAVSGVDQALDLLYQFEF; encoded by the coding sequence ATGAGTTTATGGAAAAAAATCAGCCTCGGCGTGGTTATCGTTATCTTACTGTTGCTGGGATCGGTGGCGTTTCTGGTGGGCACCACCAGCGGCCTGCATCTGGTATTTAAAGCGGCGGATCGCTGGGTGCCAGGACTGGATGTTGGCAAGGTCACCGGCGGCTGGCGCGATCTCACCTTGTCTGACGTTCGTTATGAGCAGCCAGGCGTGGCGGTAAAAGCAGGCAATCTGCATCTGGCGGTCGGGCTTGAGTGCCTGTGGAACAGCAGTGTTTGTATTAATGATCTGGCGCTGAAAGACATCCAGGTCAATATCGACAGCAAAAAAATGCCCCCTTCTGAACAGGTTGAAGAAGAGGAAGATAGCGGTCCGCTGGATCTCTCCACGCCGTATCCCATCACCCTAACACGGGTGGCACTGGACAACGTCAACATCAAGATTGATGACACCACGGTATCGGTGATGGACTTCACCTCCGGCCTGAACTGGCAGGAGAAAACCCTGACCCTGAAACCGACGTCGCTGAAAGGCCTGCTGATTGCTCTGCCGAAAGTGGCGGAAGTGGCGCAGGAAGAAGTGGTCGAACCGAAAATTGAAAATCCGCAGCCGGAGGAAAAGCCGCTCGGCGAAACGCTGAAAGATCTCTTTTCTCGCCCGGTATTGCCGGAAATGACCGACGTGCATTTGCCGCTTAACCTGAACATTGAAGAGTTTAAAGGCGAGCAGTTACGCGTGACGGGCGACACGGACATCACCGTGCGCACCATGCTGCTGAAAGTGAGCAGCATTGACGGCAATACTAAACTGGACGCCCTGGATATCGATTCCAGTCAAGGGATCGTCAACGCCAGCGGCACGGCGCAGCTGTCAGACAACTGGCCGGTGGACATCACTCTCAATAGTACACTGAACGTGGAGCCGTTGAAAGGTGAAAAGGTGAAGCTGAAAGTGGGCGGCGCGCTGCGCGAACAGCTGGAGATTGGCGTTAATCTTTCCGGTCCGGTGGATATGGATTTACGCGCCCAGACGCGACTGGCGGAAGCCGGATTGCCGCTCAACGTGGAAGTGAACAGCAAACAGATTTACTGGCCGTTCACTGGTGAGAAGCAGTATCAGGCGGATGATCTGAAACTGAAACTTACCGGCAAAATGACCGATTACACGCTCTCTATGCGTACGGCAGTGAAGGGACTGGAGATCCCGCCAGCCACCATTACCCTTGATGCCAAAGGTAATGAACAGCAGGTCAATCTCGACAAACTCACCGTCGCGGCGCTGGAAGGGAAAACTGAACTCAAGGCGTTGCTCGACTGGCAGCAGGCCATTAGTTGGCGCGGTGAGCTAACGCTTAACGGCATTAACACCGCCAAAGAGATCCCAGAGTGGCCGTCGAAACTCAATGGCTTGATTAAAACCCGCGGTAGCCTGTACGGCGGCACCTGGCAGATGGAGGTGCCAGAACTGAAGCTGACCGGTAACGTCAAACAGAACAAAGTGAACGTTGACGGCACGCTGAAAGGCAACAGTTATATGCAGTGGATGATCCCAGGGCTTCATCTGGAACTGGGGCCAAACAGTGCCGAAGTGAAAGGCGAGCTGGGGGTAAAAGATCTCAATCTTGATGCCACCATCAACGCGCCGGGGCTGGATAACGCGCTGCCGGGGCTTGGCGGTACAGCGAAAGGGCTGGTGAAAGTACGCGGCACGGTGGAAGCGCCACAACTACTGGCAGATATCACCGCGCGCGGCCTGCGCTGGCAGGAACTTTCCGTGGCGCAGGTTCGCGTGGAAGGCGACATTAAATCCACCGATCAGATCGCCGGGAAACTCGACGTACGCGTTGAGCAAATTTCGCAGCCGGATGTAAATATCAACCTCGTCACCCTGAATGCCAAAGGCAGCGAAAAACAGCACGAGTTACAGTTGCGGATTCAGGGCGAGCCTGTCTCCGGGCAGCTTAATCTGGCAGGAAGTTTTGATCGCAAAGAAGAACGCTGGAAGGGAACTCTTAGCAATACCCGCTTCCAGACGCCGGTCGGCCCGTGGTCGCTGACCCGCGATATTGCGCTGGATTACCGCAATAAGGAGCAAAAAATCAGCATCGGGCCACACTGCTGGCTTAACCCGAATGCGGAACTGTGCGTGCCGCAAACTATCGATGCGGGTGCCGAAGGGCGTGCGGTGGTGAATCTCAACCGCTTCGACCTGGCCATGCTGAAACCATTTATGCCAGAAACCACTCAGGCCAGCGGTATCTTCACGGGTAAAGCGGACGTTGCCTGGGACACCACCAAAGAGGGGCTGCCGCAGGGCAGTATCACCCTTTCGGGGCGTAACGTGCAGGTAACGCAAACCGTCAACGATGCGGCGCTGCCCGTGGCGTTTCAGACACTGAATCTGACGGCGGAATTGCGTAACAACCGTGCCGAATTGGGCTGGACCATCCGCCTGACCAATAACGGCCAGTTTGATGGACAGGTGCAGGTGACCGATCCGCAAGGCCGCCGTAATCTTGGTGGCAACGTCAATATCCGTAACTTCAACCTTGCGATGATAAACCCCATCTTTACCCGTGGGGAAAAAGCAGCGGGGATGGTGAGTGCCAACTTGCGTCTGGGTGGTGATGTGCAAAGCCCGCAGTTGTTTGGTCAGCTTCAGGTTACGGGTGTGGATATCGACGGCAACTTTATGCCGTTTGATATGCAACCGAGCCAGCTTGCGGTCAACTTTAATGGTATGCGCTCGACGCTTGCCGGTACAGTACGGACCCAGCAGGGTGAAATCTACCTGAACGGTGATGCCGACTGGAGCCAAATTGAAAACTGGCGGGCGCGGGTAACGGCGAAAGGCAGTAAAGTGCGGATCACCGTGCCGCCGATGGTACGAATGGATGTATCGCCAGATGTTGTCTTCGAGGCTACACCAAACCTGTTTACCCTCGATGGTCGCGTGGATGTCCCGTGGGCGCGCATCGTGGTGCACGATCTGCCGGAAAGCGCAGTAGGCGTCTCCAGCGATGTGGTGATGCTTAACGATAACCTGCAACCGGAAGAGCCGAAAACGGCGTCGATTCCGATTAACAGTAACCTGATTGTCCACGTTGGCAACAATGTGCGCATTGACGCCTTTGGCCTGAAAGCGCGGCTGACGGGCGATCTTAACGTCGTTCAGGACAAACAAGGGCTGGGCCTGAACGGGCAGATCAACATCCCTGAAGGGCGCTTCCATGCCTATGGTCAGGATCTGATTGTGCGTAAAGGTGAGTTACTGTTCTCTGGTCCGCCGGATCAACCGTATCTTAATATTGAAGCTATTCGTAACCCGGATGCTACAGAAGACGACGTAATCGCCGGAGTTCGCGTCACTGGTCTGGCGGACGAACCGAAAGCGGAGATCTTCTCTGACCCGGCGATGTCGCAACAAGCTGCATTGTCTTATTTGCTACGTGGACAAGGGCTGGAGAGCGATCAGAGCGACAGTGCGGCAATGACCTCGATGCTGATTGGTCTGGGGGTTGCGCAAAGTGGCCAGATTGTGGGTAAAATCGGCGAGACGTTTGGCGTAAGCAATTTAGCGCTCGACACCCAGGGAGTAGGCGACTCCTCCCAGGTGGTGGTCAGCGGCTATGTATTGCCAGGTCTGCAAGTGAAATACGGCGTGGGTATATTTGACTCTATAGCAACACTCACGTTACGTTATCGCCTGATGCCTAAGCTATATCTGGAAGCCGTGTCTGGTGTAGACCAGGCACTGGATTTGCTCTATCAGTTCGAGTTTTAG
- the tamA gene encoding autotransporter assembly complex protein TamA, translating into MRYIRQLCCVSLLCLSGSAVAANVRLQVEGLSGQLEKNVRAQLSTIESDEVTPDRRFRARVDDAIREGLKALGYYQPTIEFDLRPPPKKGRQVLIAKVTPGVPVLIGGTDVVLRGGARTDKDYLKLLDTRPAIGTVLNQGDYENFKKSLTSIALRKGYFDSEFTKAQLGIALGLHKAFWDIDYNSGERYRFGHVTFEGSQIRDEYLQNLVPFKEGDEYESKDLAELNRRLSATGWFNSVVVAPQFDKARETKVLPLTGVVSPRTENTIETGVGYSTDVGPRVKATWKKPWMNSYGHSLTTSTSISAPEQILDFSYKMPLLKNPLEQYYLVQGGFKRTDLNDTESDSTTLVASRYWDLSSGWQRAINLRWSLDHFTQGEITNTTMLFYPGVMISRTRSRGGLMPTWGDSQRYSIDYSNTAWGSDVDFSVFQAQNVWIRTLYDRHRFVTRGTLGWIETGDFDKVPPDLRFFAGGDRSIRGYKYKSIAPKYANGDLKGASKLITGSLEYQYNVTGKWWGAVFVDSGEAVSDIRRSDFKTGTGVGVRWESPVGPIKLDFAVPVADKDEHGLQFYIGLGPEL; encoded by the coding sequence GATTGAAAGTGATGAAGTGACGCCAGACCGTCGCTTTCGCGCACGCGTCGATGATGCCATCCGCGAAGGTCTGAAAGCGCTGGGTTATTACCAGCCGACCATTGAATTTGATCTCCGTCCACCGCCAAAGAAAGGGCGGCAGGTATTGATCGCCAAAGTCACGCCAGGCGTGCCGGTGTTAATTGGCGGCACCGATGTGGTATTGCGCGGCGGCGCGCGGACCGATAAAGACTATTTGAAATTGCTCGATACTCGCCCGGCTATTGGCACGGTGCTGAACCAGGGCGATTATGAAAATTTCAAAAAGTCCTTAACCAGCATTGCGTTGCGTAAAGGTTATTTCGATAGCGAATTTACCAAAGCGCAGCTGGGCATTGCGCTCGGCCTGCATAAAGCCTTCTGGGATATTGATTATAACAGTGGCGAACGTTACCGCTTTGGGCATGTGACCTTTGAAGGATCACAAATCCGCGATGAATACCTGCAAAATCTGGTGCCGTTTAAAGAGGGCGATGAGTACGAATCGAAAGATCTGGCGGAACTGAACCGCCGACTTTCTGCTACCGGCTGGTTTAACTCGGTGGTGGTGGCTCCACAATTTGATAAAGCGCGCGAAACGAAAGTATTACCATTGACGGGCGTGGTTTCGCCGCGAACAGAAAACACCATCGAAACCGGGGTCGGTTACTCTACGGACGTGGGACCGCGCGTGAAAGCGACGTGGAAAAAACCGTGGATGAACTCATACGGTCACAGTCTGACCACCAGTACCAGTATTTCCGCGCCGGAACAGATCCTCGACTTCAGCTATAAAATGCCGCTGCTGAAGAATCCACTGGAACAATATTATTTGGTGCAGGGCGGTTTTAAGCGCACTGACCTGAACGATACCGAATCTGACTCCACTACGCTGGTGGCTTCTCGCTACTGGGATCTCTCCAGCGGCTGGCAGCGTGCCATTAACCTGCGCTGGAGTCTCGACCACTTTACCCAGGGTGAAATTACCAACACCACGATGCTGTTTTATCCTGGGGTGATGATTAGCCGCACGCGTTCTCGTGGTGGCCTGATGCCAACCTGGGGCGACTCGCAACGCTACTCTATCGACTACTCCAACACTGCCTGGGGCTCAGATGTCGATTTCTCCGTTTTCCAGGCACAAAACGTCTGGATCCGCACACTGTACGATCGCCATCGTTTTGTGACACGCGGCACGCTGGGCTGGATTGAAACCGGTGATTTCGACAAAGTACCGCCGGATCTGCGTTTTTTCGCCGGGGGCGACCGCAGTATTCGTGGCTACAAATACAAATCTATCGCTCCGAAATACGCCAACGGTGACCTGAAAGGGGCCTCGAAGTTGATAACCGGATCGCTGGAGTACCAGTACAACGTGACCGGAAAATGGTGGGGCGCGGTGTTTGTCGATAGTGGCGAAGCGGTAAGCGATATTCGCCGCAGCGACTTTAAAACCGGTACCGGGGTCGGCGTACGCTGGGAATCGCCGGTCGGGCCAATCAAACTCGATTTTGCCGTACCGGTCGCGGATAAAGACGAACACGGGTTACAGTTTTACATCGGTCTGGGGCCAGAATTATGA
- the ytfR gene encoding galactofuranose ABC transporter, ATP-binding protein YtfR, with amino-acid sequence MTTNQHQEILRTEGLSKFFPGVKALDNVDFSLRRGEIMALLGENGAGKSTLIKALTGVYHADRGTIWLEGQAISPKNTAHAQQLGIGTVYQEVNLLPNMSVADNLFIGREPKRFGLLRRKEMEKRATELMASYGFSLDVREPLNRFSVAMQQIVAICRAIDLSAKVLILDEPTASLDTQEVELLFDLMRQLRDRGVSLIFVTHFLDQVYQVSDRITVLRNGSFVGCRETCELPQIELVKMMLGRELDTHALQRAGRTLLSDKPVAAFKNYGKKGTIAPFDLEVRPGEIVGLAGLLGSGRTETAEVIFGIKPADSGTALIKGKPQNLRSPHQASVLGIGFCPEDRKTDGIIAAASVRENIILALQAQRGWLRPISRKEQQEIAERFIRQLGIRTPSTEQPIEFLSGGNQQKVLLSRWLLTRPQFLILDEPTRGIDVGAHAEIIRLIETLCADGLALLVISSELEELVGYADRVIIMRDRKQVAEIPLAELSVPAIMNAIAA; translated from the coding sequence ATGACGACTAACCAACACCAGGAGATCCTCCGCACCGAAGGATTAAGTAAATTTTTCCCCGGCGTCAAAGCGTTAGACAACGTTGATTTCAGCCTGCGCCGCGGCGAAATCATGGCGCTGCTCGGTGAAAACGGGGCAGGAAAATCAACGCTAATCAAAGCATTAACTGGTGTATACCACGCCGATCGCGGGACCATCTGGCTGGAAGGCCAGGCTATCTCACCGAAAAATACCGCCCATGCACAACAACTCGGTATCGGCACCGTCTATCAGGAAGTAAACCTGCTACCCAATATGTCGGTCGCTGATAATCTATTTATAGGCCGCGAACCCAAACGCTTCGGCCTTCTACGCCGCAAAGAGATGGAAAAGCGCGCCACCGAACTGATGGCATCTTACGGTTTCTCCCTCGACGTGCGCGAACCGCTCAACCGCTTTTCAGTCGCGATGCAGCAAATCGTCGCTATTTGCCGGGCTATCGATCTCTCTGCCAAAGTGCTGATCCTCGATGAACCCACCGCCAGTCTCGACACCCAGGAAGTGGAGTTACTGTTTGACCTGATGCGTCAGTTGCGCGATCGCGGCGTCAGCCTGATTTTTGTCACTCACTTTCTCGATCAGGTCTATCAGGTCAGCGATCGGATCACCGTCTTACGCAACGGCAGTTTCGTAGGCTGTCGGGAAACGTGCGAGCTACCGCAGATCGAACTGGTAAAAATGATGCTGGGGCGCGAGCTGGATACCCACGCGCTACAGCGTGCCGGGCGAACATTGTTGAGCGACAAACCCGTTGCCGCGTTCAAAAATTACGGCAAAAAAGGAACGATCGCACCGTTTGATCTCGAAGTACGCCCCGGCGAGATCGTCGGTCTGGCTGGATTGCTGGGATCAGGACGTACCGAAACCGCCGAAGTGATCTTCGGTATCAAACCTGCTGACAGCGGCACGGCGTTGATCAAAGGCAAACCGCAAAACCTGCGATCGCCACATCAGGCTTCGGTACTGGGCATTGGCTTCTGCCCGGAAGACAGGAAAACCGATGGCATCATCGCTGCCGCCTCGGTGCGGGAAAATATCATCCTCGCTCTCCAGGCCCAGCGCGGCTGGCTACGTCCCATTTCCCGCAAAGAACAGCAAGAGATTGCCGAACGCTTTATCCGCCAGCTTGGCATTCGCACACCTTCAACTGAACAACCGATTGAATTTCTCTCTGGCGGCAATCAGCAAAAAGTGTTGCTTTCACGTTGGCTACTGACCCGACCGCAATTTCTGATCCTTGATGAGCCAACTCGCGGCATTGATGTTGGTGCCCACGCCGAGATCATCCGCCTGATTGAAACGCTATGCGCCGATGGTCTGGCGCTGCTGGTGATCTCCTCCGAACTGGAAGAACTGGTGGGCTATGCCGACCGGGTGATCATCATGCGCGATCGCAAACAGGTGGCGGAGATCCCGCTGGCAGAGCTTTCCGTTCCGGCGATCATGAACGCCATTGCGGCGTAA
- the ytfQ gene encoding galactofuranose ABC transporter substrate-binding protein YtfQ — protein MWKRLLVVSAVSAAMSSMALAAPLTVGFSQVGSESGWRAAETNVAKSEAEKRGITLKIADGQQKQENQIKAVRSFVAQGVDAIFIAPVVATGWEPVLKEAKDAEIPVFLLDRSIDVKDKSLYMTTVTADNILEGKLIGDWLVKEVNGKPCNVVELQGTVGASVAIDRKKGFAEAIKNAPNIKIIRSQSGDFTRSKGKEVMESFIKAENNGKNICMVYAHNDDMVIGAIQAIKEAGLKPGKDILTGSIDGVPDIYKAMIDGEANASVELTPNMAGPAFDALEKYKKDGTMPEKLTLTKSTLYLPDTAKEELEKKKNMGY, from the coding sequence ATGTGGAAACGCTTACTTGTAGTCTCTGCAGTCTCGGCAGCCATGTCGTCTATGGCGTTGGCCGCTCCATTAACCGTAGGATTTTCGCAGGTCGGATCGGAATCTGGCTGGCGCGCCGCAGAAACCAATGTGGCGAAAAGTGAGGCCGAAAAACGCGGAATTACGCTGAAAATTGCCGATGGTCAGCAAAAGCAGGAAAACCAGATTAAAGCGGTACGTTCCTTCGTCGCGCAAGGGGTGGATGCGATCTTTATCGCTCCGGTGGTTGCGACTGGTTGGGAACCGGTATTAAAAGAGGCGAAAGATGCCGAAATCCCGGTCTTCTTGCTCGATCGTTCTATTGATGTGAAAGACAAATCTCTCTATATGACCACCGTCACTGCCGACAACATTCTCGAAGGCAAGTTGATTGGTGACTGGCTGGTAAAAGAAGTGAATGGCAAACCATGCAACGTGGTGGAGCTGCAGGGCACTGTTGGGGCCAGCGTCGCCATTGACCGTAAGAAAGGCTTTGCCGAAGCCATTAAGAATGCGCCAAATATCAAAATTATCCGCTCGCAGTCAGGTGACTTCACCCGCAGTAAAGGCAAAGAAGTCATGGAGAGCTTTATCAAAGCGGAAAACAACGGCAAAAACATCTGCATGGTTTACGCCCATAACGACGACATGGTGATTGGTGCAATTCAGGCAATTAAAGAAGCGGGCCTGAAACCAGGCAAAGATATTCTGACAGGTTCTATCGACGGCGTACCGGATATCTACAAAGCGATGATTGATGGCGAAGCGAACGCCAGTGTTGAACTGACGCCGAATATGGCAGGTCCCGCCTTCGACGCGCTGGAGAAATACAAAAAAGACGGCACCATGCCTGAAAAGCTGACGCTGACCAAATCCACCCTTTATCTGCCTGATACCGCAAAAGAAGAGTTAGAGAAGAAGAAAAATATGGGGTATTGA
- the ytfP gene encoding gamma-glutamylcyclotransferase: MRIFVYGSLRHKQGNSHWMTNAQLLGDFSIDNYQLYSLGHYPGAVPGNGTVHGEVYRIDNATLAELDALRTRGGEYARQLIQTPYGSAWMYVYQRPVDGLKLIESGDWLDRGK, encoded by the coding sequence ATGCGAATATTTGTCTACGGCAGTTTACGCCACAAACAAGGCAACAGTCACTGGATGACCAATGCCCAGTTACTGGGCGATTTCAGTATCGATAACTACCAGTTGTATAGCCTGGGCCACTATCCAGGCGCAGTTCCGGGGAACGGAACAGTACACGGTGAAGTTTATCGTATTGACAACGCCACGCTGGCCGAACTTGATGCCTTGCGCACCAGGGGCGGTGAATACGCGCGCCAGTTGATTCAGACGCCGTACGGGAGTGCATGGATGTACGTTTATCAACGACCCGTCGATGGATTAAAGCTAATTGAAAGCGGCGACTGGTTAGACAGGGGTAAGTAA